The Larus michahellis chromosome 2, bLarMic1.1, whole genome shotgun sequence genome window below encodes:
- the LYPLA1 gene encoding acyl-protein thioesterase 1, with protein sequence MCGNNMSAPLPAIVPAARKATAAVIFLHGLGDTGHGWSEALAGIKSPHVKYICPHAPVMPVSLNMNMAMPSWFDIIGLSPDSQEDEAGIKQAAENVKALIDQEVKNGIPSNRIILGGFSQGGALSLYTALTTHQKLAGVVALSCWLPLRASFPQGPISGVNKEIAVLQCHGDCDPLVPLMFGSLTVEKLKSMINPANVTFRTYSGMMHSSCIEEMMDVKQFIDKHLPPVD encoded by the exons ATGTGCGGCAACAACATGTCGGCGCCGCTTCCCGCCATCGTCCCGGCCGCCAGGAAGGCGACGGCTGCC gTCATTTTTCTTCATGGATTGGGAGATACCGG GCATGGATGGTCAGAAGCGCTTGCAGGTATCAAAAGCCCGCATGTAAAATACATATGCCCACATGC GCCAGTTATGCCAGTTTCTTTGAACATGAACATGGCTATGCCATCATG GTTTGATATCATTGGACTTTCTCCAGATTCACAAGAAGATGAAGCTGGGATCAAGCAGGCAGCAGAGAATG TTAAAGCACTGATAGATCAAGAAGTAAAAAATGGAATTCCTTCTAATCGAATTATTCTGGGAGGCTTTTCTCAG GGAGGTGCTTTGTCATTGTATACAGCTCTTACAACACACCAAAAATTAGCAGGTGTTGTAGCCCTCAGCTGTTGGCTTCCCCTACGGGCTTCTTTTCCACag GGCCCTATCAGTGGTGTCAACAAGGAGATTGCTGTTCTTCAGTGCCATGGGGACTGTGACCCATTGGTTCCTTTAATGTTTGGTTCTCTCACTGTTGAAAAGCTGAAGAGTATGATAAATCCAGCCAACGTAACCTTCAGGACTTACTCTGGCATGATGCATAGTTCATGTATTGAG GAGATGATGGATGTAAAACAGTTCATAGACAAACATCTACCTCCCGTAGACTGA